A window of the Miscanthus floridulus cultivar M001 chromosome 14, ASM1932011v1, whole genome shotgun sequence genome harbors these coding sequences:
- the LOC136502763 gene encoding uncharacterized protein isoform X1, with the protein MNRLKEEAARTDGPASSIGSRCSGQRSCWMKEEGGTIRRKLHCSYKIGTVAEVFGDMKGHKEQLLRAMKFGGLMHLPRIETTAVKSVNKCSKKVKQDVRTHTKTVTLDGCLLLLQIAYPDNLDFGAYSTAHFLTPRVKYFTKEMMDRLANMDKASYTTDQEYKFGETEIRHASETIYSRGMKYRQMLASMREDCNMHMLIEYINVCNEEHKRKMRTKHKAFADEQLKDINEYNEHVNSMLRTWATIGKVNVPQKGDKMDWGGQDENIDNTGASTQEIDTCHRKDIGSKSIVDANGFCSVSVFVNKCRRAKYT; encoded by the exons ATGAACAGGTTGAAGGAAGAAGCAGCAAGGACTGATGGCCCAGCGTCAAGCATTGGATCCAGATGCTCGGGACAAAGGAGCTGCTGGATGAAGGAAGAAGGGGGAACGATACGCCGCAAG CTTCACTGCTCATACAAGATTGGCACGGTGGCTGAAGTTTTTGGGGACATGAAGGGGCATAAAGAACAGCTGTTGAGAGCTATGAAGTTTGGTGGTCTGATGCACCTGCCTAGGATAGAAACAACTGCAGTGAAATCTGTAAACAAATGTAGTAAGAAGGTGAAACAAGACGTAAGAACACACACAAAGACAGTAACTCTAGATGGCTGTTTACTACTACTGCAG ATAGCATACCCGGACAACCTGGATTTTGGAGCATACTCAACGGCACATTTCTTGACTCCAAGGGTGAAGTATTTCACAAAGGAGATGATGGATAGGTTGGCAAACATGGACAAGGCAAGCTATACAACAGACCAGGAATATAAGTTTGGTGAAACTGAG ATAAGACATGCGTCTGAGACAATATATAGCAGAGGAATGAAGTATAGGCAAATGCTGGCATCAATGAGAGAAGACTGCAACATGCATATG CTAATAGAGTACATTAATGTATGCAATGAGGAGCACAAGAGGAAAATGAGAACTAAACACAAAGCTTTCGCTGATGAACAGCTGAAAGATATCAATGAATACAATGAACATGTTAACTCAATGCTGAGAACATGGGCAACAATTGGGAAGGTCAATGTCCCACAAAAAGGAG ATAAGATGGATTGGGGGGGTCAAGACGAAAATATAGATAATACAGGAGCAAGCACGCAAGAAATTGATACATGTCATAGAAAAGATATCGGTTCCAAATCAATTGTCGACGCAAATGGTTTCTGCTCAGTGAGCGTATTTGTAAATAAATGTCGACGTGCTAAATACACTTAG
- the LOC136503152 gene encoding uncharacterized protein — protein MAKKSKKKNTKKDQEKEKAQVDNQDISDVEVEYNYNLDHLTHKDKFIIMKIVEKNDGLEEENEKEEQSLQKQEKFLISKLEELKALNERYMAASMGRHKDGRLEPRSKAQHDKPAFEKYKKARQDLHPRFSQEQQSSNRRPSRATRGAPQYREDADSSSFSDDDKIEDYRVESRKRKSTDRGSDDDSDDDEDVEEDEDAPPVQDQP, from the exons atggccaagaaaagcaaaaaGAAGAAtaccaagaaagatcaagaaaaggagaaagcacaagtggataatcaagacataagtgatgttgaagttgaatacaactacaaccttgatcatctcactCATAAGgataagttcatcatcatgaagatagttgaaaagaatgatggactagaagaagagaatgagaaagaagaacaatcacttcaaaagcaagaaaagtttctcatctccaagttaGAAGAACTAAAGGCATTgaatgaaag ATACATGGCTGCTAGCATGGGGAGACATAAGGATGGCAGGCTTGAGCCTAGGTCTAAGGCTCAACATGACAAGCCTGCatttgagaagtacaagaaggcaagGCAAGATTTGCATCCTAGGTTCAGTCAAGAGCAGCAGAGCAGCAATAGGAGACCCTCTAGAGCTACCAGGGGTGCCCCACAGTATAGAGAGGATGCTGACAGTAGCTCTTTCtctgatgatgataagattgagGATTACCGAGTTGAgtcgaggaagaggaagagcacgGACAGaggatctgatgatgatagtgatgatgatgaggatgttgaggaggatgaggatgCACCTCCAGTTCAGGATCAGCCTTAG
- the LOC136505473 gene encoding uncharacterized protein — MVWYLHTMPSTLKLEGQDVERMMVSSDDFTIDIMDALVRLYQQMDDEMYKRWSEKRWRHFLPTDFAVSALNPNIEMGSARLEDLFVGCHISYNVGDCRLQ, encoded by the exons AT GGTCTGGTACCTGCATACCATGCCATCTACCCTGAAACTGGAAGGGCAAGATGTAGAAAGAATGATGGTGAGCTCTGATGACTTCACCATTGATATAATGGATGCATTGGTGCGCCTGTACCAACAAAtggatgatgaaatgtacaagaGATGGAGCGAGAAACGTTGGAGGCATTTCCTTCCAACAGACTTTGCA GTATCAGCATTGAATCCCAATATTGAAATGGGTTCTGCACGTCTGGAGGACTTGTTCGTGGGCTGCCACATTTCATACAATGTGGGAGACTGCAGGCTA CAATGA
- the LOC136502763 gene encoding uncharacterized protein isoform X2 has translation MNRLKEEAARTDGPASSIGSRCSGQRSCWMKEEGGTIRRKIAYPDNLDFGAYSTAHFLTPRVKYFTKEMMDRLANMDKASYTTDQEYKFGETEIRHASETIYSRGMKYRQMLASMREDCNMHMLIEYINVCNEEHKRKMRTKHKAFADEQLKDINEYNEHVNSMLRTWATIGKVNVPQKGDKMDWGGQDENIDNTGASTQEIDTCHRKDIGSKSIVDANGFCSVSVFVNKCRRAKYT, from the exons ATGAACAGGTTGAAGGAAGAAGCAGCAAGGACTGATGGCCCAGCGTCAAGCATTGGATCCAGATGCTCGGGACAAAGGAGCTGCTGGATGAAGGAAGAAGGGGGAACGATACGCCGCAAG ATAGCATACCCGGACAACCTGGATTTTGGAGCATACTCAACGGCACATTTCTTGACTCCAAGGGTGAAGTATTTCACAAAGGAGATGATGGATAGGTTGGCAAACATGGACAAGGCAAGCTATACAACAGACCAGGAATATAAGTTTGGTGAAACTGAG ATAAGACATGCGTCTGAGACAATATATAGCAGAGGAATGAAGTATAGGCAAATGCTGGCATCAATGAGAGAAGACTGCAACATGCATATG CTAATAGAGTACATTAATGTATGCAATGAGGAGCACAAGAGGAAAATGAGAACTAAACACAAAGCTTTCGCTGATGAACAGCTGAAAGATATCAATGAATACAATGAACATGTTAACTCAATGCTGAGAACATGGGCAACAATTGGGAAGGTCAATGTCCCACAAAAAGGAG ATAAGATGGATTGGGGGGGTCAAGACGAAAATATAGATAATACAGGAGCAAGCACGCAAGAAATTGATACATGTCATAGAAAAGATATCGGTTCCAAATCAATTGTCGACGCAAATGGTTTCTGCTCAGTGAGCGTATTTGTAAATAAATGTCGACGTGCTAAATACACTTAG